Proteins found in one Quercus robur chromosome 2, dhQueRobu3.1, whole genome shotgun sequence genomic segment:
- the LOC126695645 gene encoding uncharacterized protein LOC126695645: MEQGENESLRSFITHFNREALTVDEMDDKLLLAAFHDRVNYDLFIHKLYEKELRSMAKLVHSAQNFMNAEDAIIAKKRKRAERMEANSMCHSEQGPHPKKGRTKDKKDRDNKKGNPNKRNRNKYFRFHKDHGHGTDECFDLKQPIENLIRQGKLRNFLRRDNKDKKLKGKVEESSCPSLGEIRVIIGGGSMGQSSKSRKTYLKVVQNVQLSGRSPRMKNTDKQAITFTNEDAERIHHPHDDAIVITLLIANYTTRRVLVDNGSSTDILYYPAFQQMRLGRDILHLMNSPLVGFGGMKVQLVGIVTLLVVVGAYPQQVTKDVNFLVVDCSSSYNAIIGRLTLNNWEAITSIYHLSVKFPTEYGVGQVQGDQLAARECYLAMLAMDE; the protein is encoded by the exons TCAATAGGGAAGCCCTGACCGTGGACGAGATGGATGACAAGCTACTCTTGGCGGCCTTCCATGATAGGGTTAATTATGATTTATTCATCCATAAGCTTTATGAGAAAGAGCTTCGATCCATGGCTAAACTCGTCCATTCGGCCCAAAACTTTATGAATGCAGAGGACGCAATCAtagctaagaagaggaagagagctgAAAGAATGGAAGCAAACTCCATGTGCCACTCCGAGCAAGGTCCCCATCCAAAGAAGGGACGAACGAAAGATAAGAAAGATCGAGATAACAAGAAG ggaaaTCCCAACAAGCGCAATAGGAACAAGTATTTCCGCTTCCATAAAGACCATGGGCACGGCACGGACGAGTGTTTCGATTTAAAGCAGCCGATTGAAAATCTCATCAGACAGGGAAAATTAAGAAACTTCCTTCGACGAGACAATAAGGACAAGAAGTTAAAAGGAAAAGTAGAAGAGTCATCATGCCCTTCGCTCGGAGAAATAAGAGTTATCATAGGAGGAGGTTCAATGGGACAATCGTCCAAGTCAAGGAAAACATACCTGAAGGTAGTACAGAACGTTCAACTCTCTGGACGATCGCCAAGGATGAAGAACACGGACAAACAAGCCATCACATTCACGAACGAGGATGCTGAAAGAATTCACCACCCTCATGACGACGCCATCGTCATCACTCTGCTCATTGCTAACTATACAACCAGGAGGGTGTTGGTGGACAATGGAAGTTCCACAGATATTTTGTATTACCCTGCTTTTCAGCAAATGAGGTTAGGACGAGATATACTTCATCTAATGAATTCACCCTTAGTGGGTTTCGGAGGAATGAAAGTACAACTTGTAGGTATCGTTACATTACTTGTGGTGGTGGGGGCGTACCCACAACAGGTAACCAAGGACGTAAATttccttgtggtagattgtTCGTCCTCCTATAATGCTATAATCGGGAGACTAACTTTAAATAATTGGGAGGCAATTACATCTATTTACCACCTGTCAGTCAAGTTCCCTACGGAGTATGGAGTAGGACAAGTGCAGGGAGATCAGCTAGCAGCAAGAGAATGCTACCTGGCCATGTTGGCCATGGACGAATAG